The genome window CTACATCCTGACTGCAGCTGGCATTCTTGGTGAAATAGAGTTAGACATCCAGGCAAGGTAACTCTGGCCCTGCTCCCAGGGCTCCCCACTCAGTCACCCAGCTGCTTCCCTCTGTCACCcagcccccctctcccccccaccctcccagaccATTGTATGATTTCCTCTAACCTTCAGCCCACCCCCTTCCCAATCTCTTCATGGTGGCAGGTACATCTACGGGAAGCCAGTACAGGGGGTGGCATATGTGCGCTTTGGGCTCCTGGATGAGAATGGTAACAGGACaggggaggaggctgagagggggagaggaggtgaggggaggggggaggaggtgaggggagcaggggagaggagctgagggggagggggagagaggaggtcagggggcagggggagaggaggtgaggggcgaggaggagaggaggggcagggaggagagcaggTGAGGGGCGGcgagggaggagaggaggtgaggggggcgaggaggggagaggaggtgaggaggtGAGGGGGGAGACTCAAGTCTCACCCCAGGTCCTGCTTTCTTTGCCCCAGCTGGTAGATGGCCAGTGCCAGATTTCCCTCTCCAAGGCTGAGGTTCAGGGTGCCCTGGAGAAGCTTAACATTGATTTCACTGACCTCCCAGGGCTGCGCCTCTATGTGGCAGCAGCCATCATTGAGTCTCCAGGTGAGTGGCTTCCCGATTGTAATCCCAGACTCTCCCCTCTGACCTCAGAGCTGACCCTGTGTTCTCCAGCCCTGACACCACTGCCCTCCCTTCTGACCCTCATCTGGGACCCAAAGCCAGAAAAGACCCAGAAGACGGTCTCTCTCCAACCGCGCTCCTGGGTGGTTTCTGGGGAAGCGGTACCTTCCCCCTGTCTGTCcgtccattcatccatttgtcCAGCAGACACATTAGGCACCATCTGTGTGCTGGGTCCCGTGTCGGCCTCAGGAAACAGAGAGATGAATGGGAGGTGGCCTGTGCCCTGAGGAGCTCACTGTCAGGTGGGCAGGAAGCATTTGAGCTGCTTCCCCAgctctcctgctcctcctcctgggtCTCCCTCCTCCACCTCTCTCGGCCCCATGTCTTGCAGGGGGAGAGATGGAGGAGGCAGAGCTCACATCCTGGCGTTTTGTGTCATCTCCCTTCTCCTTGGATCTTAGCCACACCAAGCGACACCTCGTGCCTGGGGCCCCCTTTCTGCTGCAGGTTTTTTCTGGAGGCGGAGAGGGAATTGGGGGGAGGGTGTTGGTCTGGAGGGCCGAAAGCCTCTCTGACCACCCTCTTTTCCCTGCCCGCCCCCACTCACCTAGGCCCTGGCCAAAGACATGTTGGGCTCCCCAGCGTCTGGCATTCCTGTCAACGTCTCTGCCACGTTGTCTTCTCCTGGGTCTGCTCCTGAAACACAAAACTTCCAACAAAACACACATGGGAGTGGCCGAGTCATCATTCCCATCATTGTCCCTCCAGCCGTCTCAGAAGTGCGGCTCTTGGTAGGATTCCGACTGGCAGGAGAgcttggggagggaaggaagggcaggCTGGGTTCCTGAGTACCGCTGGCCCAGGCTGGGGGAGAAGCTGGGTGCCTGGGTCCTGGCCATTAACCCTGCTGCACCCCGCCCGGCCCCTCCCTCCAGGTGTCTGCAGGTTCCCCATATCCAGCCACGGCCAAGCTCACTGTAAGAGCCCCACGCTCAGGAACTGCCGGGTTTCTGTCCATTGAACGACTGGATCCTCAGCCCCCTCGTGTTGGGGACACGGTGATCCTGAACCTGCGAGCCGTGGGCGTCAGTGAGGCCAGCTTCTCTCGTTACTACTACATGGTGTGCATGAGCTGGGTTGCAGAgaagggcagggggcagggcaggtcGGGCAGGAAAGAACCCTGGGGTGAAGAGGGAACCACTCTTCCCAGATCCTGTCCCGGGGCCAGATTGTATCTGTGAATCAAGAGCCCAGGAAGACCGTGACTTCCGTGTCCGTGTTTGTGGACCACCACCTGGCACCCTCCTTCTACTTTGTGGCCTTTTACTACCATGAGGGGCTCCCGGTGGCCAACTCCCTGCGAGTGGATGTCCAGGCCGGGGCCTGCGAGGGCAAGGTAACTGGCATTGGGAGAGATGGCTTGCGTGTGCGTCAGgttgagagagagaagaaaaagctctCCTCAGTCTGACTGCCCCCATGCCTGCCTCTGCCAGCTGGAGCTGAAAGTGGACGGCCGCAAGGAGTACCGTCCTGGGGAGGCTGTCAAGCTCCAGCTGCACACAGATTCTCCAGCCCTGGTGGCCCTGGGCGCTGTGGACACGGCTCTGTATGCTGTGGGCGGCAGGTCCCACAGGCCCCTCGACATGGGCAAGGTTTGTCAAGAccccctcctcagccctcctcGGCCTGTGTGACTGACTCCTGTTCTGCTGCTCTGAGCCCCGAGTCTGGACCCAGCCCCTGGATGTCACGCTGGCTGCCCTCCAACTCCTCCCTGTCTTCCCTCAAGCCTTGGCCCCTGTGGTCCCTATTTCCCCACTGTCGGTGTCTTATATTTATCCACCCCCTGCCCCTCATCCACAGCTGAGTGGCTGACTCTGCTCCTCTTGTGTCTGCAACATCCCTGCCTTTTCTTACCAGGTCTTCGAAGTTATGAACAGCTATGACCTTAGCTgtggtcctgggggtggggacagtgccCTTCAGGTGTTCGAGGCAGCTGGTCTGGCCTTTTCTGATGGAAATCAACTGACCTCAGCCAGAAAGAGTGAGAccagaggaggaagtggggtgggtggtgggaggaTAAGGGAGGGGGGCCTGAGGGGTGAGatagaaggaggagggaaggccagggctgggcctgggaagGGACCCGGGAGGGGAGGTGGGCGGCCACACACCGTAGGGCTTGGCTGCTCTCTACCAGGTCTGAGCTGTCCCATGGAGAACAAAACCCGGAAAAAGAGAAACGTGAACTTCCAAAAGGCGGTTAATGAGAAGTGTGAGTTGTGGATGCCTGCGAAGCTTCTTTCTCGGGCCCAAGAGGGGTGTATGTCTTGGCCCCTCTGCTCCTGAGGGAGCCACTATGTGGTATTCAGAGCCCGAGCCCCAAGTTCTGCACTGCTGGTGGGTGGGCAGGAGGCTCTGTGCACCTGAGTTCCTGGTCTCTCAGGATGAGTTCTGTGTCCCtggaggccaggctgggggaTGAGGCGTGTCTCCTTTGTGGTCCCTTATGCTTTTCCTCCCCTGGCCCTGCAGTGGGCCAGTATACTTCCCCAGTAGCCAAGCGCTGCTGCCAGGACGGGCTGACACGGCTGCCGATGAAGCGCTCCTGTGAGCAGCGGGCAGAGCGCGTGCAGCAGCCGGCCTGCCGGGAGCCCCTCCTGTCCTGCTGCCAGTTTGCTGAAGCCCTGCGCAAGAAGGCCCGCTCCAGGGGCCAGGTGGGCCTGGCCCGAGGTGAGgggctgccagggctgggggccaggctggggcacCTGGGAGGGCAGAACGGCCCCCTTCTCACTCCCCTCCACCGTGatccccagctctggagctcctGCAGGAGGAGGAGCTAATGGACGAAGATGACATTCTTGTGCGAAGCTTCTTCCCCGAGAACTGGCTCTGGAGATTGGCACCAGTGGACCGCTTCCTCCAGTGAGGGCATGTGGTGGGCCTGGCCTTGTCTCTGGGCAGCATGTGGGGCCAGCCCAGGCTGTGACAGGGCTTCTCCCCTTTCCCGCCACAGATTGTCCCAGATGCTTCCTGACTCTCTGACCACGTGGGAGATCCATGGCGTGAGCCTGTCCAAAAGCACAGGTCAGGTGGCCCTGCCCGGGCCTCCAGCCTCCCCTCACCATCCCCCCTCGACTCAGGCTCCATCCTTAGGCCCTTTCTCTTACTGTAAGGAAGTGGGTGCAGAGACCTGGATGTACTATATGCATAGGGCTGGGAGGCTGAGTGCAGGGCCAAGCAGGGTGCTGGGGAGCGGAGGTGgatcccccgccccccccagtgAGACCTGAGGTGAGTCCTCCCAGGCCTCTGACTTCGGCCCCTCCCCcatgcccctccctccctcaggccTGTGTGTGGCCACACCTGTCCGGCTCCGAGTGTTCCGAGAATTCCACCTGCACCTCCGCTTGCCCTTCTCTGTCCGCCGCTTTGAGCAGCTTGAGCTGCGGCCGGTCCTCTACAACTACCTGGATAAAGATCTGACTGTGAGGCCCTGTGGGAGCCCGCGTGCACCGGGGGCCGGTGGGAGCTGGGCGGGCGAGGGGTGAGGAGCCTAACGGGCCTGGACCTGGCCGTCCCCATCTTCCTGTCCCCAGGTGAGCGTCCACGTGTCCCCGGTGGAGGGGCTGTGCCTGCCTGGTGGCGGAGGGCTGGCCCAGCAGGTGCTGGTGCCTGCAGGCTCTGCCCGGCCCGTTGGCTTCTCTGTGGTGCCCACGACAGCTGCTGCTGTGTCCCTGAAGGTGGTGGCTCGAGGGTCCTTCGAGTTCCCTGTAGGAGACGCAGTGTCTAAGGTTCTACAAATTGAGGTGAATGGAGCACCCCTGAATCCAGGTCCCCAGGCTCCCAGATTTACCCCCAACTCCCAGCACCCTCTCTGCTGGCCTGGCCAGAGGCCAACACCCATACCTAACACCTTGCTCAGCTTACGTCTCCCGTAATTCTGATCCAACCCTGAAGTTCCAAGCCCTAGTCCTGGGGGCGTGCTTGGGGAGGCCGGCTGGGGGGCGGGCTCGGGGAGGCCGGTTGCAGGCCCGTGAGGCCTTACAGCTCTGTTTCCCCCGAGACAGAAGGAAGGGGCTGTGCACACGGAGGAGGTGGTGTATGACCTTAACCCCCTGGGTGAGTCACCGCCCCCTCCACCGCCAGTGTCCTAAGGGTGGCAGGAGATGTGGACATCAGGACACAATGACAACTTCCCCTGTCTCCCCAGACCACCGAGGCCGGACCTTGGAAATTCCTGGCCACTCTGATCCCAATATTATCCCTGATACAGATGAGAGCAGCCATGTCAGGATCACAGGTGGGAGTGTCCTACAATCCCTTCCCAGTGGCCACACTCAGATTCATGTGAAACCTGTGGACCCTTATTTGATCCCATAACCCCATGACCCTCTGACCTGGGGTCTCCAGACTTGCTCTCTATCCTTAAGCCTCTCCTTTCCCTGTAGCCTCAGATCCACTGGAAACTTTGGGCTCTGGTGGGGCCTTGTCACCAGGAGGCCTGACCTCCCTCCTGAGGCTTCCTCAGGGCTGTGGGGAACAAACGATGACCCTCTTGGCTCCGACACTGGCTGCTTCCCGCTATCTGGACAAGACTGAGCAGTGGAGCAAACTGCCCCCGGAGACCAAGGACCGCGCTGTGGATCTGATCCAGAAAGGTTCTGGGTGCAGGGAGGGGGGCCAGGAGGGGCAGTGCATGGAAGTGGGCAGCCCAAGTGGCCAGTGCGGGGAAGAGGGGGCGTACCCGCTGGGATTGGGAGCATGGCCTGGGGCACAAACAGTGGGAGAGTGAGGGCCACCTCAGCAACTGCCTTTCTTCTCCAAGGCTACATGCGGATCCAGCAGTTTCGGAAAACAGACGGTTCCTATGGGGCGTGGTTACATCGGGACAGCAGCACCTGGTGAGGTTGGGAAAGTGGTTCTGGGTCTGAGCGGTGCCAGGGCTGCTGGGGCAGAGCCAGGTACAGCGCGAGGGTGACTCACAAGGGCCTGGGGGAGTGGGGCTGAGCCTGTAGCGACCAGTCTATCCCCAGCTGacacttccccccacccccaggctcacGG of Rhinolophus sinicus isolate RSC01 linkage group LG05, ASM3656204v1, whole genome shotgun sequence contains these proteins:
- the LOC109436739 gene encoding complement C4-A, whose protein sequence is MKVPHRPGTWKISARFSDSPESNSSTQFEVKKYVLPNFEVKIIPGKPYILTAAGILGEIELDIQARYIYGKPLVDGQCQISLSKAEVQGALEKLNIDFTDLPGLRLYVAAAIIESPGGEMEEAELTSWRFVSSPFSLDLSHTKRHLVPGAPFLLQALAKDMLGSPASGIPVNVSATLSSPGSAPETQNFQQNTHGSGRVIIPIIVPPAVSEVRLLVSAGSPYPATAKLTVRAPRSGTAGFLSIERLDPQPPRVGDTVILNLRAVGVSEASFSRYYYMILSRGQIVSVNQEPRKTVTSVSVFVDHHLAPSFYFVAFYYHEGLPVANSLRVDVQAGACEGKLELKVDGRKEYRPGEAVKLQLHTDSPALVALGAVDTALYAVGGRSHRPLDMGKVFEVMNSYDLSCGPGGGDSALQVFEAAGLAFSDGNQLTSARKSLSCPMENKTRKKRNVNFQKAVNEKLGQYTSPVAKRCCQDGLTRLPMKRSCEQRAERVQQPACREPLLSCCQFAEALRKKARSRGQVGLARALELLQEEELMDEDDILVRSFFPENWLWRLAPVDRFLQLSQMLPDSLTTWEIHGVSLSKSTGLCVATPVRLRVFREFHLHLRLPFSVRRFEQLELRPVLYNYLDKDLTVSVHVSPVEGLCLPGGGGLAQQVLVPAGSARPVGFSVVPTTAAAVSLKVVARGSFEFPVGDAVSKVLQIEKEGAVHTEEVVYDLNPLDHRGRTLEIPGHSDPNIIPDTDESSHVRITASDPLETLGSGGALSPGGLTSLLRLPQGCGEQTMTLLAPTLAASRYLDKTEQWSKLPPETKDRAVDLIQKGYMRIQQFRKTDGSYGAWLHRDSSTWLTAFVLKVLSLAQEQVGGSPEKLQETANWLLSQQQDDGSFKDPCPVIHRGMQGGLVGSDETVALTAFVAIALHHGLAVFQDKDAEQLKQRVETSISNANSFLGKKASAGLLGAHAAAITAYTQTLTKAPEDLKDVAHNNLMAMAQETGNYLYWGSVASSQHNAVSPTLASHSPSDPVPQAPALWIETTAYGLLHLLLREGKAEMADQAAAWLIHQGGFQGGFRSTQDTVIALDALSAYWIASHTTENRELNVNLSSMGRNGFKSHVLQLNNHQIRGLEEELQFSLGSKISVKVGGNTKGTLKVLRTYHVLDMENTTCQELQIEVTVMGHVEYTMEANEDYEEEEYDYGSLASDDPGAPAPPVTPLQLFEGRRSRRRREAPKVAEEQESRVQYTVCIWRTGKLGLSGMAIADITLLSGFHALRADLEKLTSLSDRYVSHFETEGPHVLLYFDSVPTSRECVGFGAVQEVPVGLVQPASAALYDYYNPEYKCSVFYGAPTKSKLLSTLCSADVCQCAEGKCPRQRRALERGLVEVDGYRMKFACYYPRVEYGFQVKVLREDARAAFRLFETSITQVLHFSKDTQATAGQTRNFLVRASCRLHLEPGKEYLIMGLDGATYDLKGHPQYLLDSNSWIEEMPSERLCRSTRQRAACAQLQDFLQEYSTQGCQV